The proteins below are encoded in one region of Silene latifolia isolate original U9 population chromosome 2, ASM4854445v1, whole genome shotgun sequence:
- the LOC141644358 gene encoding photosystem II reaction center proteins PsbY, chloroplastic, which yields MASTMATTMAILNTKCLTPNTTKMAISNPSKPTSKPISLLSIQNLPKGLINPTTSQKITSGAIAGAIFTTLGSVDPAMAAQQLADIAEGDNRGLALLLPLVPAIGWVLYNILQPALNQINKMRSERGVIIGLGLSGLGLLFSTQEAQAIEEIAKIAASSESDSRGLLLLIVVLPAIGWVLFNILQPALNQINKMRSQ from the coding sequence ATGGCATCAACAATGGCAACAACAATGGCAATTCTCAACACAAAATGCTTAACTCCTAACACAACTAAAATGGCAATTTCCAACCCATCAAAGCCCACTTCAAAGCCCATTTCACTTTTGTCAATCCAAAACCTcccaaagggactaattaacccAACAACAAGCCAAAAAATCACTAGCGGGGCGATAGCCGGGGCAATATTCACTACATTGGGCTCAGTTGATCCAGCCATGGCAGCCCAACAACTAGCGGATATCGCCGAAGGCGATAACCGTGGGCTAGCCTTATTGCTCCCATTGGTCCCAGCTATTGGGTGGGTCTTGTACAATATTTTGCAACCAGCTTTGAACCAAATTAATAAGATGAGGAGTGAAAGGGGTGTGATTATTGGGCTTGGGCTTAGTGGACTTGGGCTTTTGTTTTCAACACAAGAGGCCCAAGCTATTGAAGAGATTGCTAAGATCGCGGCGAGTAGTGAAAGTGACAGTAGAGGTCTGcttttgttgattgtggtgttaCCGGCTATTGGATGGGTCTTGTTTAACATTTTGCAGCCTGCTTTGAACCAAATTAATAAAATGAGGTCTCAAtaa